In Populus alba chromosome 1, ASM523922v2, whole genome shotgun sequence, a single window of DNA contains:
- the LOC118039254 gene encoding RING-H2 finger protein ATL29, translating to MSSNSSSYPTTLSIGSPAITLLVTVILLVLFFIGFFSICFYRFFMEGIVHGWHLRQSSLGLVNPASSKENPGLDSSQIQLFPTFTYSSVKDFRREQHGLECAICLAEFSDEDLVRLLTVCYHVFHQECIDLWLESHKTCPVCRRDLDLPKEALEKARIGDHRRDINVHDTNETNVLLEHAISIHVSEDSGEEGREGHGRGSSTQDVGRQNEGHEKILGMSRSHSTGHSIQATREEEDRYTLRLMERVKVKITRGHCATGSCITFGDYSGPMNDGHGGFSGWSHGGIKRE from the coding sequence ATGTCGTCTAATTCTTCATCATACCCAACAACTCTATCAATTGGCTCACCGGCAATAACCCTACTTGTAACCGTAATTCTTCTTGTGCTCTTCTTTATAGGTTTCTTCTCTATTTgcttttatagattttttatggAAGGCATAGTCCACGGTTGGCATCTCAGGCAGAGTTCACTTGGCCTTGTAAATCCGGCTAGTTCAAAAGAGAATCCCGGACTTGATTCTTCACAAATACAACTTTTCCCAACATTTACATATTCAAGCGTTAAAGATTTTCGACGCGAACAACACGGACTTGAATGTGCAATTTGCTTGGCAGAGTTTTCCGATGAAGATCTAGTACGCCTTTTAACGGTTTGCTACCATGTTTTCCACCAAGAATGCATTGATCTTTGGCTTGAATCCCACAAAACATGTCCAGTTTGTCGTAGAGATCTTGACTTGCCTAAGGAAGCATTGGAAAAGGCTCGGATAGGAGATCACCGAAGGGACATTAATGTGCACGATACTAATGAAACAAACGTATTGCTAGAGCATGCCATTAGCATTCATGTTAGCGAAGATAGTGGCGAGGAAGGTAGAGAAGGACATGGTAGAGGAAGCTCGACTCAGGATGTGGGCAGACAAAACGAAGGGCATGAAAAGATTTTGGGAATGTCAAGGTCACACTCGACAGGGCACTCAATACAAGCAACTAGAGAAGAAGAGGATAGATATACTTTGAGATTGATGGAACGTGTGAAGGTAAAAATTACAAGGGGGCATTGTGCAACAGGAAGTTGTATTACGTTTGGGGACTACTCAGGCCCTATGAATGATGGCCATGGAGGCTTCTCAGGGTGGTCGCATGGAGGCATCAAAAGAGAATAA